DNA from Asanoa sp. WMMD1127:
AAAGCCGGCTCCGCCGGTTACTTCGAAGGCTGCACGGACGTTCCTCGATCAGGCGAAGCACGCACCGTCCCCGGCCGCACGGAAGTTCTGGCTCGACAAAGCGGCTGAGGCCGCAGGTATGACCCCCGCAACTGCCTAGGAGGCAAGGCAATGGCTAAGCAGATCATCCACCGGGTTACCGATGACCTGGACGGTTCGGATGCTGAGCACTCGATCGAATTCGCTCTCGATGGTGTGGCGTACTCGATCGACCTCAACGACAAGAACGCCACGGAGTTCCGGGAGATCATGTCCCGCTACGTCGGGGTAGGGGAGCGGCTTGGACGGGTCAAGGTCATGCGGGTGACGCACCTTCCGACCGCCGGCCCCTCGAAGTCGACCAAGATGCGGAACGACGCGATCCGGGCATGGGCGAAGAAGCAGGGTAAGGAGATCAGCGACCGGGGACGCATCCCGGCCGCGATCGAGGAGGAGTACGACCGGGCGCACTGAGCTTGTTCTTGCTGACACGGGGAGGCCCCTTCGGGGGCCTCCCCTCTTTTGTGCTCTCGGAAACTCGGCCCGTTTAAACCTTGTGTTGGGAACCTAGGGTTTGCTACTGTTCTCTTGTCAGCAAGGACAACGGAAAGGGAAGCCCGATGATCGCCTTGGAAATCCACATCTGCGACCAGCGCCGGTCCTACACCGCCCGGTTCGCTACCGAGGATCAGGCCCTGACCTTCCTCACCGTCCGGGGCATGACTCACGCCTTTCACGAGATCAAGGCGGAGCCGGTTGATTGGGCCGCTTTCCCGCGGCTGTACGACTACCTCTACCCGGAGTGCGAGCACGGGATGCGCGGGGACTGCTACGGGCCTCAGCACTACTACATGACGGATGATGAACGGCGTCACGCGGGTTGGTGACCAGCTCGACCGAATGGGGCACCCTCCGGGGTGCCCCTTCTTTGTGGCCTACCGCACACCGTTTAAACGGCTCCGAATGATGCTTAGGTTGGGAATCTCTGGTAACGTATCTCTTGTCAGCGAGGGAACAACACAGGGAGCCGAAATGCTGTACTTCACCAGCGCGCGGGGCGGGAACCAGATCCACGAGAGCACCGCGACCGAGACCGACGAATACCAGGTGTTCGGGGCGTTCGCGAAGTGCACCAAGCGGAAGATGACCGGCTACGTTTCCGCCCACGCTAACGATGAGCTGTTCAAGCGCTGCCCGAAGTGCTTCCCCGCTAACTGAACGGGAACGGACCGAGGCCCCTCCGGGGGCCTCTTTCCTTTTGTGCGGTACGCCACACGTGTAAACGGTCTCCAAGGTTGTGTTGGGAACGTGTGGTCAGGTAGAGTTCTCCTTGTCAGCAAGACACATTGAAAACTCCAAAGGGGAAACGAGATGGCGACCACCGTTTACAACCGGACTCCGGAATTCCTCCGCGCCGCGGAGGGCCTGATTTCCTACGACACGGACATGGTCAAGCGGTTCCGGATCTACTTCGCCGGGTTGGTCGAGAAGGGGATTGCCCTTCCTGACACGCTCGATGCGATCGACAGCACGCTTGAGCTTCGCGAGTGGCTGACCCTCCGGGCGGACGCCGCGGACATCAACCAGCTTGCCGCGGAGTACGCGGGGCGGGACCTGGACGAGATCGAGGATGAATACGGCCGGATCTGCGGACCGACCGCCTAGCAGCAGGGGAGGCCCCTCCGGGGGCCTCCCTCCTAGCGGGCCTCGGTTCCGGAAGGGGAGGATGACGGCATGTCCGATGCGTTCTATGAAGACGACGAACCGGCCGCGGACGTCAAGTCCGCGTTCGAGCGGGGAGAGAAGGGCTCAACCGGTCGGATGATCACCTACACCGTTTACTACGGAGACCCGCGCCGAGACAACACCCCGGGCAAAGCAAGTCACACGCTGCACAAGCCGGGTTGCTCCCACACGCGAGACGCCGACCGGGGCGTCATGCCCATCGAAGCGCCGGACCTAGAAACGGCTATCCGCCTGGCGGAGCACCAAGGCGAAGACACCAACGACGAAGCGATGTTCAT
Protein-coding regions in this window:
- a CDS encoding Lsr2 family protein — translated: MAKQIIHRVTDDLDGSDAEHSIEFALDGVAYSIDLNDKNATEFREIMSRYVGVGERLGRVKVMRVTHLPTAGPSKSTKMRNDAIRAWAKKQGKEISDRGRIPAAIEEEYDRAH